From [Clostridium] symbiosum, a single genomic window includes:
- a CDS encoding YjiH family protein: protein MMSVQEETGKKTVGKTLGTFKFVVFSLIGMFMFFIDISIGGVKTTPLQHIYNWLNGLLGPAVPFIAMLFVIAGAALPFIRGTFNRSMSDRIFTVFKVLGAGVAVMAAFNLGPELFKQPDYLPFLWDNLVCSITLMSVIYGIGFVPLMYYGVVEFFGALMQKIMRKVFHTPGQSALDALVSTISAYGTALLVTNKLYKRGVYTARESAIIATGFSTVAVSFMLIIANTLGLGEHSSLFLITCLLATFGTTAVTARIYPITRIPNSYYDKPAEQPPQPEGSVLVFAWNQGVETARNAKSMVSLFKDYYVDAVLMLTSQVASILSIGLLGILIADMTPVFDIIGLIFYPFTWLFQIPEPMLAAKGAAIEIAEMFLPAAVVAGAPVITKFTVGVTSVSAILFFSACIPALTATDIPLKMKDILIIWIERTILSLGIASAVAHIFLR, encoded by the coding sequence ATGATGAGTGTACAGGAGGAAACCGGTAAAAAGACGGTGGGGAAAACGTTAGGTACCTTTAAGTTTGTTGTGTTTTCACTGATTGGAATGTTCATGTTTTTTATTGATATTTCAATCGGAGGAGTAAAGACGACACCTCTGCAGCATATCTATAATTGGCTGAACGGACTGCTTGGTCCGGCCGTGCCGTTTATCGCTATGCTGTTCGTGATAGCGGGAGCGGCGCTGCCGTTCATCAGGGGAACGTTTAACCGCTCGATGTCGGATCGGATATTTACTGTTTTTAAAGTGCTGGGCGCAGGGGTGGCGGTCATGGCAGCATTTAATCTGGGGCCGGAGCTGTTTAAACAGCCCGATTATCTGCCGTTTTTATGGGACAATTTAGTCTGTTCCATTACCCTTATGTCGGTTATTTACGGTATTGGGTTTGTGCCGCTGATGTATTACGGCGTAGTTGAATTTTTCGGCGCGCTGATGCAGAAAATTATGAGAAAAGTGTTCCATACTCCCGGACAAAGCGCACTTGACGCCCTGGTATCGACTATCAGCGCGTATGGCACGGCCCTTCTTGTGACGAACAAACTTTATAAACGGGGGGTCTACACGGCCAGGGAGAGCGCCATTATAGCAACGGGCTTTTCCACCGTAGCGGTATCGTTTATGCTGATTATAGCGAATACGCTGGGGCTGGGGGAGCATTCAAGCCTGTTTTTGATTACCTGCCTGTTAGCTACCTTTGGGACAACCGCTGTTACCGCCCGGATTTATCCGATTACCAGGATTCCCAATTCTTATTATGATAAGCCGGCGGAACAGCCGCCGCAGCCGGAGGGAAGTGTTCTGGTCTTTGCATGGAATCAGGGAGTGGAAACGGCACGCAATGCGAAGTCGATGGTATCCCTGTTTAAAGATTACTATGTTGATGCCGTTCTCATGCTGACATCACAGGTGGCAAGTATTCTCTCCATTGGACTTCTGGGGATTCTGATAGCCGACATGACGCCCGTATTCGACATCATCGGACTTATTTTCTATCCGTTTACATGGCTGTTCCAGATACCGGAACCGATGCTGGCGGCAAAGGGGGCTGCCATTGAGATTGCTGAAATGTTTCTTCCAGCGGCCGTTGTGGCGGGAGCGCCGGTTATCACAAAATTCACGGTAGGAGTGACGAGCGTATCGGCCATATTATTTTTCTCGGCCTGTATTCCGGCGCTGACGGCTACGGATATCCCACTGAAAATGAAGGATATCCTGATTATCTGGATTGAACGCACGATTTTATCCCTGGGGATCGCATCGGCCGTGGCACATATATTCCTACGGTAA
- a CDS encoding DMT family transporter encodes MRKETKVIKKETKMMKAVGAAILGNTFFGLSFLFSKVALLRLEPFVLLAVRFTTAFLILNLILLTGKVKVSLKGKPLGKILLLGLVQPVLYYTFENYGIRGTSTAFAGTLLAVVPVITLFAGIIFRKEIPSGRQLFGSVISVAGVAVISLVQQDGSTEIKGIIFLFCAVISSVAYNLLMRDTADFFTSFERTYVMIAFGSAFFILFALVKTGGNSLAAVLRPLQEPCVWGSIFYLAAFSSVGAFFLLNYAFSCLSLAQASIFTNMVTVVSIAAGIVFLGEAFTVLQFIGSAAVLTGVFLSNRSAGVSDEGKRR; translated from the coding sequence ATGAGAAAAGAAACAAAAGTTATAAAAAAAGAAACAAAAATGATGAAAGCAGTCGGAGCGGCAATCTTGGGGAATACGTTTTTCGGCTTGAGTTTTCTGTTTTCCAAGGTAGCGTTATTACGGCTTGAGCCTTTTGTTCTGCTGGCAGTACGGTTTACTACGGCATTTTTAATTCTCAATTTAATATTGCTGACGGGAAAAGTGAAAGTCAGTCTGAAAGGGAAACCTCTGGGGAAAATATTATTACTTGGGCTGGTCCAGCCGGTTCTTTACTACACCTTTGAAAATTATGGCATCAGGGGCACGTCCACCGCATTTGCGGGTACGCTGCTGGCTGTCGTTCCGGTTATTACGCTGTTTGCCGGTATTATATTCAGAAAAGAGATTCCCTCCGGGCGGCAGCTTTTCGGTTCGGTCATTTCGGTGGCAGGGGTAGCCGTAATCTCATTGGTACAGCAGGACGGGAGTACGGAGATAAAGGGTATAATCTTTTTGTTCTGTGCGGTCATATCAAGTGTGGCATATAATCTGCTTATGAGGGATACCGCGGATTTTTTTACTTCGTTTGAGAGGACTTATGTCATGATTGCATTCGGCAGTGCATTTTTTATCCTTTTTGCGCTGGTGAAAACGGGCGGAAATTCTCTGGCGGCGGTACTTCGTCCGCTTCAGGAACCCTGTGTCTGGGGAAGCATCTTTTATTTGGCGGCGTTCTCTTCGGTTGGGGCTTTCTTCCTGCTAAATTATGCGTTTTCCTGTCTGAGCCTGGCTCAGGCAAGTATCTTTACGAATATGGTAACCGTAGTTTCAATTGCTGCCGGAATTGTGTTTTTGGGGGAAGCTTTTACCGTACTGCAGTTTATTGGATCGGCAGCCGTTCTTACGGGGGTCTTCCTGTCAAACCGTTCGGCGGGCGTATCAGATGAAGGAAAACGAAGATAA